In the Callospermophilus lateralis isolate mCalLat2 chromosome 7, mCalLat2.hap1, whole genome shotgun sequence genome, AGGTCAGGCCCCCTGCCCCCTCGCCTGAGCTGGCTCCCTGCTATGGTGGCCAGAAATACAGGTGTCTGAGCAGAAGTGTCCGTGTGAAGCAAGGTCACTGGGCCACACATGGTGACCCACCTCCTGTGACTCCTGGTCATGGTCCTTCTTAGTGGCCGGCAGTACTGAGCAGGTGTCCTGGGTGCCAGAAGATGCTTGCTTTCATTTTTGCCTTTGCTTTGACCCTGGATAGGTGGGTTGGGAGGGGCACCAAGGCCTCCTCAACACCCGCCCGTGCTGAGAGTGTGTCAGCACAGGTACGCAAGGTGGTGACTTCTCATCAGGGAAACAGTAGCTAGTGAGGCTGCcttggggaagaggagagggctTGGTGGCCCCCAGGGCCCTGGAGCACCACCACAGGCCCCTGACGTTAGTGCCATCGTAGGAAAGATACTGTCTGACAGATCCAGCAGGCCCGTTGCTGGCCCCCTGGTCCTTCCTCCAGTGAGAGCCTGCTATGTGCTGCAGAGCGTGGCCCCCACCCCTTGGAGGAGGGCAGCAGCACATGGCAGGAGGGCTGTGCTCTCCCCAGGTGTCATCTGCGGGAGGGGTGCTTTGTGTAGGAGACGCCCGGTGGCCCTGGCTCATGCTGCCCTTGTTTCACATTCACATACTAGGTAGTTCCAAAGAAAAGAGAACAGAGTACTTCTGGTCCTGGGTCACTTACACATAGGCATGCACCTACATGCACCAGCCTCCTGAGGATGTTTGTGGGGTCTTCTGTGTACCTGCCCTGTGCACGGAGTGATGTGGGTGTGGACGAGACCTCAGGCCAGTGTGGCTGCTCAGCCCTTGCTCTGTGCTTCCCCCCAGGGCTGCCGGAGTGTGGAAGAGTTCCAGTGTCTCAATAGGATTGAAGAAGGTACCTATGGTGTGGTCTACAGAGCCAAGGACAAGAAAACAGGTGGGGAGAGTCCTAAGTGTACCCAGTGGGGCCAGCAGGGCCTGGGTAGCCAGTTCCTAGCCCATTCTAGCACAGACAGGGGTCCCTCCTGAGGTCCAATCAGTGGTGCAGACACCACTTTCAATGGAGGCCCTCTCTGGGAGGGAGGGGTGTTGAGCGGCCTACATCAGCAGAGGCCTGGGCAGCTGGTTCTGTACCCTCTGGCCTCAACCGTGTCCACATAGCTTCAGCCCATGTTTGCTGAATGAGGGTTCATCTCTGCATGGCCCCAGGATCTTTGGATTAGATCTTACCCTCTCCCTATCCCTGTGCCTTGCAAACACCAggtcttatcttttttttttttttttttttagagagagagagaattttaatattttattttttagttttcggcagacacaacatctttatttgtacgtggtctgaggatcgaacccgggccgcatgcatgccaggcgagcgccctaccgcttgagccacatccccagcccaccagaTCTTATCTTTAGCCCCTTGGTGCCGCTAGAAACCAGAAGTCAGCCTGacttggctcactgctggctgtgACAGCAGGCAGCACACTCTTATTGATTTTGCAGTCCTAGGTATTTACTTCAGGTCATCTTGCATGCTAAGCAATTGCTGCAACACCAaaatacatccccagtccttttcatttgattttatttgattgtatttatttattttgatatttctattagttgttgatggacctttatttatttaaaagtggtgctgagaatcaaacccagtgcctcacacatgctaggcaagcgctctaccactgaatcacaatctcagccccttattttattttttaaaaatatatatttagggctggggatgtggctaaagtggtagcacgctcgcctggcatgcgtgtggcctgggttcgatcctcagcaccacgtacaaagatgttgtgtctgccgagaactaaaaataaatattaaaagattctctctctctctctctcttaaaaaaaaaaaaaaaaaagaatttaaaatatatatatatatttagctgTAGAGGGACAGgataccttcatttatttatttttatgtggtgctgaggatcaaacctagtgcctcacatgggaGACGAGCTCTCTAccccagagccacaaccccagcccctcctttttattttttgagatggagtcttgctaagttgctgaggctggccttgaacttgaacctAAGATCCTCAgatcttcctgccccagccttccAAGGAGCTGGGATCACAGCCGGAACAGGAGCACCTTAAGCCTGAGTAAACACATGGGAGATGTTTAACCTATTTGTGTGTTTTCTTAGCCTGTCTATCCGTGGCTTTATTTTCAGATGAAATTGTGGCTCTGAAGCGGTTGAAGatggagaaggaaaaggagggcTTCCCAATCACATCTCTGAGGGAGATCAACACCATCCTCAAAGCCCAGCACCCCAACATCGTCACTGTGAGGGTGAGGTTGGCCCCCATCCTTGGCACACCCTCTCTGGGCAGGAGGCCTGGGAGAGCCAGTGGCCACAAGGGTGGGCTGGAGGACATGCCAGTACTCAAAGACACCCATCCCCCAGGAGATCGTGGTGGGCAGCAACATGGACAAGATCTATATTGTCATGAACTATGTGGAGCATGACCTCAAGAGCCTTATGGAGACCATGAAGCAACCGTTCCTGCCAGGTAGCACCTGCCAGGTGACACCATGGGCACAGAGGAGGGCGCCTGCTTGCTCACCTGAGCTGTAGTGCAGACACGCTGCCCACTGCCACATCACAGGAACTGTCAGAGCAAAGGCAGGAGCAGTGTCCTTACAGTGACCATGGTGACACTCTGTGGTGTGCAGTGACCAGTAGGCACAAGGGCCACCCTGGGCTGGAAGCATTCTCAGATAACCTTCTCCCAGAAGTCTCTGGTTGCTACTGAGGGCATAGATAACCCTTGAGGGCCCTAGGCCTCTGGGAGGCTCACTGTGGGTGGGCCGTGTGTGTGACCCTGTCACTTGCCAGGGGAGGTAAAGACCCTGATGATCCAGCTGCTGCGTGGGGTGAAGCACTTGCATGACAACTGGATCCTGCACCGGGACCTCAAGACGTCCAACCTGCTACTGAGCCACGCCGGCATCCTCAAGGTGGGCCCCGCCAGCCTCTCCCAGGGGTCCTGTCCCCGCCACGCCTGACAGCTTGCCCTCTGTTTCTTCAGGTGGGTGACTTTGGGCTGGCTCGGGAGTATGGGTCACCCCTGAAAGCCTACACCCCGGTCGTGGTGACCCTGTGGTACCGGGCCCCAGAGCTGCTGCTTGGCGCCAAGGTGAGTATCAGTTCTGAGACCCTTATTTGCCTCAAGGTGGACTTCAGGGACACTGGCCCAGGGGCCTGAACCGTGTCCTCTGGACTCCTAGGAATACTCCACAGCTGTCGACATGTGGTCAGTGGGCTGCATCTTCGGAGAGCTGCTAACACAGAAGCCCCTGTTCCCTGGGAAGTCGGAAATTGATCAGATCAACAAGGTGTTTAAGGTGGGTATGGGGACCACGCCATGCTGTGGATGTTGGCCCTGCTGGTCAACTGGCACCGTGAGGAGCAGCAGCAGGGTGTGTGCAGGATGGGTTTGGGCTGCAGGCCCGAGGCCACAGTATGGCCTCTCAATGACCTGTCCTCACTGAGAACCGTGACTCAGGTATCAGTGCCATAGGCCAGTGGGCAGGATCTTTcctggcagggcagggcagggcagggcagttcAGCTCAGgcatgcctgtcttccaggacctGGGGACACCTAGTGAGAAGATCTGGCCTGGCTACAATGACCTCCCGGCTGTCAAGAAGATGACCTTCAGCGAACATCCCTACAACAACCTTCGCAAGCGCTTTGGGGCCTTGCTCTCAGACCAGGGCTTCGACCTCATGAACAAGTGAGTCCCAGAGATGACTGGTCTGAAGCTTTAGGAGCACCAGCCCTGAGCTGCTCACACCCTGATCCTGCACACCCAGGCCTTCAGGGTACACTGGAGGCTTTGAGGTGGCAGATCCCCCCTTGGCCTCCCACCCCTGCCTGCCCACAGCACCCACCTGGTCAACACAGGCTGGGCTCTGGGCCCTGAGGCAACCATGCACACCCGCATCCCCTCCCACATGGTGCCCAGTGCCCCAAAGCTGTTTCTTCCAGGTTCTTGACCTACTTTCCCGGGAGGAGGATCAATGCCGAAGATGGCCTCAAGCACGAATATTTCCGCGAGACCCCTCTCCCCATTGACCCCTCAATGTTCCCCACGTGGCCTGCCAAGAGCGAGCAGCAGAGGGTGAAGCGGGGCACGAGCCCCCGGCCCCCTGAGGGTGGCCTGGGCTACAGCCAGCTGGTGAGGGGCAAAGCCCACAGGTCCCCAGGGGGGTGGGCTGTCTTGGTCACAGCCCTCACAGTGACCACCTCACTTTACAGGGGGACGATGACCTGAAGGAGACGGGCTTCCACCTCACCACCACCAACCAGGGGGCTTCGGCTGCAGGCCCTGGCTTCAGCCTCAAGTTCTGAAGCTCAGCAGCCTGGCTGGTGGTGAGgacccagacctcagccagggctgACCCCAGGCTGGGAGCGCCTCCTCTCACTTGGCTTCCACGTggtgatttttatattattttgatttGTACATTTGTAGAATTAAATTGCATTTTCCTTGCTGTGGAAGGAAAGGCTGACTGCTTGCAGCTGTGTTGACGTGCCCAGTGGGGAAGGGTGTATGTCTACAGATGCCAGTGTGAATGGACACCCCTCCCCATGGGCCAGCTTGGACTGGAGCAGCTCGGGGTTCACTGCTTGTCCATCTTGGGGCTGGAGGCCTGTCTGCGTAGATAAGCAAGGCTTTCAGACTAGCCctgtccacaggtttaggtcccagcCTCAGCCACAGCGTGCTTCATACACATGCCTTCCTGTTGAGATTCTGCAGCTAGGCTTGAGGGAAGCTCTGGGATGGCCTTGCAGCCACCTGGCCCCAAACTGCGTCCCCTGGGTGCACCCAGGAGGAGGGCTTCTGGCTACCTGGGCTTGGGGATGACTGGATCAAAAGGGACCCCATGTGGGCTGGTCCTTCCTGTTGGGTTGGCCTCCTGATCTCATCAAGGAGTGTTACCCTTGTGCAGCAGCAGATGCCCACCACTTGCCTTGGGCTTGTACCACCCCCCAAACTGGTCCTCAGCACCCACCTCGGGTGATATTATGGGCACTTGGGCCTTTGTTTGCCCTGCTGTGTTCCTGAGGCTATCTTGGCAAGGCTGTTCTCACCTTGAAGGCCATATCCTTATTCTAAGAGTCTGTGCCCCTCAGAATCCCCACATCCCAGTAGGCCAGATGGGGGCCACCCACCCAAGAAATGGCACAGACACATCAAACACAGAGCTTTATCTGTCAGGCCTCTGTGGCCCAGGAGTTGAGCTTAGCTCCTCACTCGGACACGCCAGGAGTAGGTGGTGAGCACGTGCTGGTGCCGGCGGACCACACACGTGTACGTGCCCTCGTTGACAGCGTTGGCGATGATGCTTAGGCGAGCCTCACCCAAGGCCAGGTAACCAGGGTAGGAGAATTCGAGGGGCTCCTGGTCCTTGTACCAGCTGTGGGAGGAGGGTCTTGCATGCCTGCCCTGTGCCCCTGAAGGCAGCCTGAGCCCCCAGGACATCCCCCCTCTCCTGTAGGACCCTGGGCAGCTCCACCCCCTACAACTTGGACCCTAGACAGATTCCCCCCAGGATGGGCCTGGCTAGCAGTGGTCACTTACTACACTTTGCCTTTCTTGTGGAGGATCTTCTGACCACATCGGAAGGTCACATTTCTGCCCTCTGGCACCAGCCTGGTTTTGGTCCTGGGGGGTGATGGGGTGGTGGCCACCGTGGGGAAAGGAAACTCTGCACATGGCAGGGGAAGGTGTCACATCAGTGTGCCCCTCCCCAGCCTGAGGCCACAACTGGAAGACCCAGGCATGTGAccctgccccagcccctgccccagccGTCACCATAGCAGAAGTCGCAGCTGCTGGGGCACAGCCTCTTCATGAGCCTCCTGCGGGTGTCACAAAAGCCTTTCCGTGCCCAGGATGCACACACAAACAGCCGGTCCAGGCAGCCTGAGGGAAGGGCAGCCTGGTTCAGGGCCCACCTCAAGCCTGCCCACCCCTCACGCCACCTTCTCCAAGACACCCACCGTAGAGCCGGTGCAGCCCCCACAGCTCGTCCTGAGACAGTGCCTTCCAGCCACGCAGCGTGGCGTTGAGGTGCATGAGTGCCCGGCTGTGCTGGGAGTGCATCAGGCCCAGTGCATGGCCAATCTCGTGGGCTGCCACGTGCACCAGGTCTGTGAGCCACACACCTGCTGACCCTGTGAGTTAGCTCCCTGGAGCCCCAGCCTGGCCCTGCAGCCCTCAGGCCTGACCCCCAGGCCCAGCACATCTGCTGGAGTGCGCTGTGGAGCCACCCTTGGCCACAGCCAAGGGAAGATAAGAATGTTCTGCCTGGGCGGTGAGCTCGGTCCCCAGGAATGCAGCCCCAGCTCCCCTCCAGCAGCATGGGGGAGGCAGTCTCAGGGCTGCAGGAACCAGCAGCAGCCCCACAACCTCCCTTCCCTTGCCTGCTTAACCCCAAAGAACAGGACCCTCCACACCCCAGGAACCCTTGCTCTGCTCCCAAGCCCTCCACACAGCCACCCTGGTGCAGACAGTGCACCCATGAGAGGCGGGGCACCTTTCTTCCAGCTGTAGCGTGTAGGGCCCAGGACCCAGTGCTCGCTGTCGTCAAAGTGGATGCCACCGTGTGGTGGGAAGAAGGCATGGGCCAGCTCGcccgtgggaccatcaaagcagtGGTGCAGAGCAGAGACCAGGCAGTCTGTGTGGTTGGCCGGGTAGAAGCCTGTGGAGAGGGGAGGGCTGAGATAGAgcccactgggctgggcaggggcaggggcacagCGCCCACCTATCCGCAGGTCGCTGGGCTGCTCAGGGGCCACCTCACGGAAACTGAAGGGGGAAACGTCGCTCCACATCCGGAAAGCAGCAGCCAGGCCCCGGCGAGTCTCACGGGGGCTCAGCAGATTCCGAGGGAAGGAGAGGATCCTGGGGTGAGGGTcaaggtcagggacaggggctagGCTGTGGCCGAGCCCCCACCCTAGGGCCAGGTCGCACCTGTAGGTGAGGTTGAAGTGGTCCCAACGCAACCTGGCCGGGGTCAACGTGTAGCGGCGTTTTCGGGGCACCAGCGGGGAAAATGGTCTGGGGACCTGGGCTGTAGGGACCCCTGGTGCATCCAGCGTATAGGCCTCTCTCTTCACGGGAAGAAAGTGGGCATGGGGAAGTTGTAGGGACAGTCCCCACCCCCCAGAGTTGGTACGGAAAAGGGACGGTGGAAAGGGGGGGTGGAAGAGCAATGGGGTGAGGGAGGGTTTGGACAgcgccccccccccgccctttTTAAGTTTTCTGCCTGAGCGAGAGAAAAAGGTTACTGAGAGCCGGTGGGAGTGGGAGGAGCCGGAGATAGATGCAGCCTCCCACCTCCGGTCACACTCAGACCTAGGGACTCACATCCGCATCCACAGACCCCCACCCCAGGGGGCACCGCCGGGCCGCAGACCAGACCGACTGGCGCACCTGCCTTCCACCCAGCTCACCTGCGCTGCGCTCCAGGCCTGCGCCGCAGGGGCCCCCAGCCGGGCCAGCAGCAGGAGCGCGGGGAGCAGGCACAGCCCGCCCAGCACGGCCCCGAGCCGGCGGTCCTGGACGGCCCCTGACACCTTCGGGGGGTCGCAGGCCCCGCGGCCCATGGCAGACTCGCTGTCGGGCTCGGGGCCGCTGGGGCAGCGCGGCGCGGGGACCTGGGCCATGGAGCCGCCGAGGAGCGGGGAGGGGAGGCGACGCGGGCGGCTCGGGTTACAGCccagtgggggggtgggggggcgcgGCGCCCATGAGGGGAACCAGCTGGCCTGTCGGGGAGCGGCAACGGGCGCCCCCGGGGGCTTCCGGGACTCAGGACCTGTGGCCGGTGGCGGTGGCCCAGACACGGATGCTGGGTGGGGTCGCTTGGAGTGGGATAGGCCCTGGGGCTCGCGTTTAAAGTGGCGTCATTGGGGGCTCCCATGCCGGTGAGACTCATGACGGGTTGGCTTTTTCCCCAAGTGGAGTTCCACCCTAACCCCGTGAATCCCCAGTGAGACCAGGGAGCGAAGCGCATCGTGACCCTGTAGCCAGCTCAAAAAGTGTCCCCGCGAGAGGGGAGGGGACGCAGAGCAAGGGGACGTGGCAGTGAGTATCGGGCGGCTGAAGGGGCAGGCGGCGAGGGCCCGCAGAGGGCAAGGCGTAGGGAGCTTCGAGGGTCCCGCGAAAACCCGGGAAGGGGCTGGCGGAGGGACGGGCCTTGGGCCGGGACGGACCCCCGAGGAGGCTGGCTGGAGGTGGGGAGGGTGCCAGGCCGGGAATCCCCCGCCAGGCCGCGGGGAGGGGGTTCTTGGAGCCAGGAAGACGGGAAGCGAGGCCAGACGCCGGGCGTGGAGGTCTGGAACGGCCCTGGCTGGGGGTGGGGAGCGGTGCTCAGCCTGGAAGGCTCGACGGGGCGGCCGAAGGCAATGCTGGCGGGAAGGCGGGATCCTGGGGGACGCCGGGGCAGCTGGGGGTAAGGGGCTGGGAGTTGGGGGTGAGGTCGAGGAGCTGTCTGCTCCGGGCCAGATATGGTCAACGTCCTGTCCCTCCCCATCCTCCACGCCGGCTTCGGGCCCAGGGTGACAGCGGCGTTCTGGCCAGCGGGGACAGCGCCAAACAGCTGGCGGGCGGCCGGGCTGAGCAGTGCGGGTGGTTCTTGGAAAGCGGTGGATGCAAGACTCCCCTCTTCGTGGCTAAATATCTGCTCCAACAAACCGGCCTCCCTCTGCTTGCGCCCTGCCTCTTCCACAGGACCATGTTCCCTTCGCCCCGGCCCGAGACTCGGCACCTACCCAGGAGGCCCGGGACACCGAAAGCTCCTGGCGGGGGGTCGAGGTGGGCCTTGGCTTTCCAGGGGAGGAAGGGCCACCCCGTTTGGCAGAAGGACAGCGCGGGGCCTGGGTCAGTGTCGTGCCGCACCGGTGGTGTTTCTGCCCCGGGGCAGAGTCCACCCAGGAGCAGCAACAGGACAAGGTGGGCGGCGAGGGCCACCCCAGGCTCTCCCGCCCGTGCGGCACAGGACCCCACGGCCCGCCCAGTGccccaggcaggcaggcaggcaggcagcagGCGGCAAAGTCCGAGAATCTTTTTATAAAACACAGGGGTGCGAGGCAGCTCCAGAGGGCCGCGCGTTCACACGAAGATCTGGATGCGGTCGCGGATGGGCTGGCGGCAGATGGGACAGGCGCTGAGCGCGGCGCCGCAGGGTGCGCACGCGccgtggccacactggaacacaaGGCGGATGTGGCTGTCGATGCAGATCGGGCAGGTGATGCGCTCCTCCATCTGCCGGTAGCGGCTCTGAAGCTCCTCCACCAGCTGCCGCGGCGGACCAGGCGCCGGGGTAGCACTTGCCACCTCGGAGCCGTCTGCGGGGGAATCAGCCGCAGGCGGGTAAAtcggggtgggtgggtgggtgtgcgTGCGCGCACGGCAGGGCCCCACCCATTTACCTGGACGCAGCTTCTTGTTGATGACCACCTGGCACCTGATGCACTTCTTCATCCGGCGCGCGCACTCTGCAGAGAGCAGCGCTGTTgggaggggcggggcggggcggggcggggcggcccGAGACGCCCTGGCCCTCGGCGGCCCCCACTCACCTTCGCACACAGTGCGGTGCTGGCACGGCGAGAACAGAACTAGCAGCGCCAGCTCCGAGCACACCAGACACTCAGCAGCCTCGGGCCCCGCCGTGGCAGCCACGTGCAGGTTCGTCACCGTGTTGGGAGTGCTGAGCACGTGCCTGGGGCCCGGGACCGCgctcccgccgccgccgccgccgccgcctgccTGTCGCTCCCTGCAGTTGGAGGAGGGGGCTTGAAAAGGCCCCTGGCTGTGGAGGGCTCCCCCCTGGTGGTGCGGCCTACCGGAAGCGCTGGGCGCAGCCCTGCAGAGCTTTGAGCACACGGCTCTCTGTGGCCAGGTCCAGAGGGCTTCGGCCACGATGGTTGGAATAGGTCACATCAGCACCCTCCAGTGCCAGAAAGCATGCCACCGCAGCACCCACCGTCAGCTCCGAGCTGCCTGGGAGGCCTGAGGCCTGTAGCTGGGCAGCAGGACAGATGCTGTTGAGGATGGGCGCTGGCCCAGGCCTGAGGGAAGCCTCTGGGGCGCCAGGCAGCCCCAGCAGCCTGTGCAAGGGGCACCCCTATCCTCAGGGGGGGGAAGCCAAGGGTACCCCCTTCCTGTATGAAGCTGTCAGCTCTAGGAACAGTGCAGAGGGCAGGCAAGAGAGGTGCCCTTGCTAGGCAACCTAAGGAAGGAGTTCCAAGATGCCGCCCTGGCTACCACGCCATCCCTCCCCAGGATGGCCGGGGTGCAGAATCCCCACAAGGGTTGCACAGAATGGCTTCTCTAAATCATGTCCCCACCCCAAGTTGCCCCCTTCCCCAGAGCCTGACTCCCTGGCCCGTCACCAGAGATGGAAGGTGGGCCCACCTCTCCAGCACCCACTCCTCACTTCCTCACcctggacagcagctgcaagggcCCTGGGTCCCCCCCAGCCCTGTCAGCCACCAGGGGGAGCAGCTGATGGCGCTGCAGCGCCACATGCAGGGCGGTGTCCCCCTCCTCATCCTCGGTGTCAACACTGCAACCGGCATCCACCAGCAGGGGCACCAGCCCCACATGGGCCTGCTGCACGGCCAGGTGCAATGGGGACTGGAGTTTCCGGTTGCGCACGTTCACATCACAGCGGCCCTGGGGAGTGGGGGGCAAACTCAGCCCAGAGACCCCCTTGGGCCCCTGCcttccagtgtgtgtgtggcgggggggaCCCTGCACGCACTTCTTGGATGAGGATCTGAGCCACTTCACGGTGGTTGTTGAGGGCAGCCAGATGCAGCGCGGTAAAGCCATCCTCCTTCTTGGCGTCCACCAATTGCCGGGCCCGTGCCAGAATCCTCCTGACGGCTCTGTGAGAGCAGGGAGATCATCCCCAGCCTTGGGCTGTTCCCGGGGTGGCCAGGTGGCAGGGCAGAGCCTGGCAGCCACTGGTGCCCACCCCACACTCACAGCGCGTGGCCCTTGAGGGACGCATGGTGCAAGAGTGTGAAGCCCTGGCTGTCAGCAGCAGCAACGTTGATGCCCGGAACCTCGGTGAGGACCTCCACGATGCCATTGGCGCCGGCCCCCGCGGAGATGGCAGAGTGCAGAGGCGTATTGGCATGGGCATCCTGCCAGTGGGGGCCAGTGGTCACTGAGAGGTGACTGTCCCTAGAGTCAAGCTGCCTCCTTAATCCAGGGTTGGTTAGGGTCAAGGGCACCTGGGGACCAACACTCACAGGAAGGTTGACATCACAGCCGCGCTCACATAGGATCCTCACCACCTCCAGGAAGCCCCTCTGCACAGCCAAGTGCAGTGCTGTGCTCCGGGCACCATTGAGGGCATCTGCCCCACACCCTGCACTCAGGAGCATCCGGGCAGCCTCAGGCTGGTTCCTGGTGGGAGAGGGAGTAGGAGGGAGCACTGTGCTGGCTGGACCCACAGGCACAGCCACTCTGGACCCCAGCAGCCTACCCAGCCTCACCCCAGGGCTGCATAGTGCAGTGCAGTGTGGCCCTCATCATCCAGCAGGTCCACGCCTGCCCTTGCCTGCAGCAGCAGTCGCACGAGCTCCACCTGGCCCAGGTACGAAGCCACCTGCAGGGCAGTCCTGCCCTGGTTCTTGGTGTCCACCTGTCAGGAGAGTGAGCAAGTGAGTTCAGGACCTGCCACCTTCTGGCCTTCCTGCTGGCCACTGGGAGGAGGTCAGGGAAGGGGCCTGCCTGTTCTGGGTGCCTCCGCAGCAGGTCAAGAGCCCGGGCTACATTGCCCAGCGCTGCCTCCACCACCAGCCTCCCTGGGTGCTCTGGATCACTCTTCTGAGCCCGCAGCTTGTCCAGGGCCACACTCAGTGAACCTGGGGGCAAAACTGGGTAAGTGATGGCCAAGGGCCACCCTGCCTCCCCCAGGCTCCCAGGGCTGGTGCACACTTTTGTTCTCCCGGGCACGCTCAGCCACGTCCAGATTGGTGTCCTCCTCTGGTCGGTAAGCCACCAGGCAGGAAGGACTGAAGGTCCACCGCTGCCCACCTACTGCCACACGCAGGTTCCCATCTCCAAATACCTTTACCACTTTCCCGATGCGGCCCAGGGCCTGAGGGAGAAATGTAGGGTCACGGCAAGTCTTAGCAGGGGAGGTCACAACACGGGCAAGGGGACTCACAGGGGCCATGTCATCTGTCCACTCGCCATGCCCAGCCTGCAGTCGCTTCACAGTGTCCAGGTCATCGATGACACGAACCACATCGCCCACCCAGAAGGAGTTGTGCTGGGTGACAGAGAAGCAGGTAAGGGACTCCCCCCAGCCACATGTGGCCGCCCATGGTCGGGGAGGGTACCCCCAACAAGCTCCACAGGTCAGGCAGGCATGAACCTGACCCCAGTTCCTGCCCCAAGCACAACCCAAGGGTCTGGTTGGACAAGGACCATAAGTGACCAAAGCAGCCCCAGGTGGCCCAGCCCCAGaggattggggggggggggcagctgGAGAAGCAGCTGGGCAGCGGCATCCGGATCAGACAAAAGCCGGCTCTGGGAAGGTGTGAAGCCCCCACGGCCTGTACATTGACCAGACTGCCAGTAGCACGGCGAGCGGCTTGGGGCCGCCCGGACATAGGGGCGGGGCCAAGGGCGgcgcccctccccctcccctgcgAGGAGCACAGGCGCTTGCACTGCTGGGCTCTCCACCCGCGTGTCTTGGGCTCCAAGTTCAGAGCTGAATGCTGACTCGTCCCCGCCCCAACACCTGCTCCCTCTGTCCTCCATCCCCCAAGTCCTGCTTTCCAGGCAGCTCACTGTGTCCACCTTGTCCACGCTGCTAGTGCCCACCAACCTGGGCCCAGCATCCGCCTCCCGCTCACAGGTAGCATCTTAGAAACCAAGCCCAGTACCCCACGCCTACTATGGTGTCCACCTTCCTTCCATCCTCAGGACAGACAGACCCTGGCCTTGCCTGCTGCAGCCTCAGGGTGCCTCGTCTCCTCTGGGTCTCTTCATGCCTGGATCCCCTTTTCCTCGGCCCCACCTTTACCCACCAGGCTGCCACTTCCTTCAGATCTGGGGACTCATGGGGGCACCAGGGCCATCATCCCGCCTGCCCACTCCCAGGGCTGCCGAGGTACATGGAAGGGTTACAGAAGTGAATGGGTGAAGCTCAGCCTAGCCCCTAGGCACCTTGGTGAGAGCCCCCGGGTGGAACGTCCAGCGGGTCTCGTGGTTGAACTGCACACGCACGTCCCCACGGTCGGTGATGCGGTGCACGGTGCCCGTCTGTCCGATAAACTGTGGCAGGTCGCAGAGACTATGGCTGGGGGTCCAGAGGGCTTGGGAGGGGGGGGCacacagggctcagtggggaggcAGCTCACCTCTGCCATCCTGGGGTTCCAGCCGCCATGGCCTTCCTCCATGTCCCTCAGGACGTCTATGTCCAACAGACACTTGACCTTGTCCCCACGCTGGAAGGGCTGGCCGTCCGCACTCACCCTGCGTTGCAGCTCTGCTGGCTTGCCTAGGGGGGGCGGTTGGCAAGCCAGGCCTCAGGCAGCACccccacccaggatatcacaggctAGCC is a window encoding:
- the Mib2 gene encoding E3 ubiquitin-protein ligase MIB2 isoform X4 — encoded protein: MDPDPQAGVQVGMRVVRGVDWKWGQQDGGEGGVGTVVELGRHGSPSTPDRTVVVQWDQGTRTNYRAGYQGAHDLLLYDNAQIGVRHPNIICDCCKKHGLRGMRWKCRICFDYDLCTQCYMHNKHDLTHAFERYETAHSRPVTLSPRQGLLRIPLRGIFQGAKVVRGPDWEWGSQDGGEGKPGRVVDIRGWDVETGRSVASVTWADGTTNVYRVGHKGKVDLKCIGEAAGGFYYKEHLPRLGKPAELQRRVSADGQPFQRGDKVKCLLDIDVLRDMEEGHGGWNPRMAEFIGQTGTVHRITDRGDVRVQFNHETRWTFHPGALTKHNSFWVGDVVRVIDDLDTVKRLQAGHGEWTDDMAPALGRIGKVVKVFGDGNLRVAVGGQRWTFSPSCLVAYRPEEDTNLDVAERARENKSSLSVALDKLRAQKSDPEHPGRLVVEAALGNVARALDLLRRHPEQVDTKNQGRTALQVASYLGQVELVRLLLQARAGVDLLDDEGHTALHYAALGNQPEAARMLLSAGCGADALNGARSTALHLAVQRGFLEVVRILCERGCDVNLPDAHANTPLHSAISAGAGANGIVEVLTEVPGINVAAADSQGFTLLHHASLKGHALAVRRILARARQLVDAKKEDGFTALHLAALNNHREVAQILIQEGRCDVNVRNRKLQSPLHLAVQQAHVGLVPLLVDAGCSVDTEDEEGDTALHVALQRHQLLPLVADRAGGDPGPLQLLSRLQASGLPGSSELTVGAAVACFLALEGADVTYSNHRGRSPLDLATESRVLKALQGCAQRFRERQAGGGGGGGGSAVPGPRHVLSTPNTVTNLHVAATAGPEAAECLVCSELALLVLFSPCQHRTVCEECARRMKKCIRCQVVINKKLRPDGSEVASATPAPGPPRQLVEELQSRYRQMEERITCPICIDSHIRLVFQCGHGACAPCGAALSACPICRQPIRDRIQIFV
- the Mib2 gene encoding E3 ubiquitin-protein ligase MIB2 isoform X2 — its product is MAARAAWAPWWSSGAMAAPPPQTAQLSCSGTRALAPTTAPATRVPTTCCCVRHPNIICDCCKKHGLRGMRWKCRICFDYDLCTQCYMHNKHDLTHAFERYETAHSRPVTLSPRQGLLRIPLRGIFQGAKVVRGPDWEWGSQDGGEGKPGRVVDIRGWDVETGRSVASVTWADGTTNVYRVGHKGKVDLKCIGEAAGGFYYKEHLPRLGKPAELQRRVSADGQPFQRGDKVKCLLDIDVLRDMEEGHGGWNPRMAETGTVHRITDRGDVRVQFNHETRWTFHPGALTKHNSFWVGDVVRVIDDLDTVKRLQAGHGEWTDDMAPALGRIGKVVKVFGDGNLRVAVGGQRWTFSPSCLVAYRPEEDTNLDVAERARENKSSLSVALDKLRAQKSDPEHPGRLVVEAALGNVARALDLLRRHPEQVDTKNQGRTALQVASYLGQVELVRLLLQARAGVDLLDDEGHTALHYAALGNQPEAARMLLSAGCGADALNGARSTALHLAVQRGFLEVVRILCERGCDVNLPDAHANTPLHSAISAGAGANGIVEVLTEVPGINVAAADSQGFTLLHHASLKGHALAVRRILARARQLVDAKKEDGFTALHLAALNNHREVAQILIQEGRCDVNVRNRKLQSPLHLAVQQAHVGLVPLLVDAGCSVDTEDEEGDTALHVALQRHQLLPLVADRAGGDPGPLQLLSRLQASGLPGSSELTVGAAVACFLALEGADVTYSNHRGRSPLDLATESRVLKALQGCAQRFRERQAGGGGGGGGSAVPGPRHVLSTPNTVTNLHVAATAGPEAAECLVCSELALLVLFSPCQHRTVCEECARRMKKCIRCQVVINKKLRPDGSEVASATPAPGPPRQLVEELQSRYRQMEERITCPICIDSHIRLVFQCGHGACAPCGAALSACPICRQPIRDRIQIFV